Within the Malus sylvestris chromosome 4, drMalSylv7.2, whole genome shotgun sequence genome, the region AAGCAGTCCATGTAATTTTAACATAGATATAATTTTTTATCTAATGCATGAGTATATGAAATGTTAATACGATAATATATTGGGCAACACTATGTGATTTAAAATGCAAAGAGAGACAATGAACCAtgtttgatattttgtttgtgttGGTTGTTTTAAATTTGAGCTTTTTTGAGTTGGATTTATGTGTTTTGTTTAAGATATCATTTTTGGTTTATGAATGGTTTGCCAGTGCAAaagtttgcatatttttttatgGTTGGATTCATGGGTTTTCTTAAGCTTTGAAGTTCTTAGTTTTTATCAAGAAATTTAATCTGGGTTTCATTTATTTGTGAAACTAGCACTTTTTTGTGAAGATTTTCAGTAAATGATTGCTTATTTGGCTTTAAATTTGATCTCTTTAAATTTCCAGGTTGTCCTAGACTTTTTCAACAGTGCAGAGTTGTCTTCGGCAGAACTCGATAGCAACTCTAGGTCAGTCTGAATTGCCAGTAGatatgatttttctttaatttattcatcTTCTTTCAAATTTATGTGCAAATATTTTTGAAGCCCAAGTGATTCAAAGTTCAAATTTATTTGTAAAGTATAAGTGTGGGTGTGGACACCCAATATGACTTTTACATGGTGTTGCTATCTTCTATTTGACAGAATTATATTGGGGACTGTCTAAATTTTGGTTTTAGCTGCAGATGAAGCGAAATCAAAAGGTTATAAATTAGAggtataatttaattattatatttgatgcatcatttgattAAATGAATACAGTAGGAACATTGATTTGACGTATGTGCTTTCGTAGGGAAAACTGAATTTTGTGTGTTTATAAGTGTGTATATactcaatatttattttaattacaaTGGAATTGACTGAAAATTATGGAGAATTAGTGTCAGTTTACACACATAAAGAAATAGAATGAAAATGTAAGTAAAGAAAAATTAGAATGTAATACATAAtatctttgtgtgtgtgtgtaagggATTGATGACTAAATGTGCTACGTGAAGAGATTGCTTATTTCGTTAGTTAAGGGCAGCACTTGATAGAAGCATAACCAAACCCAGGTAAGAGTCACATTTTGGTTGCCTTCCTATccttattttttgtatttttcacttAGCCCTATGTTGTTAACTGCAAATTTTGGTATTTTGTTCCCTTTAGTTTTATCTGCTAATTATTGTTCTACGAATTGTATTCTTCAGTTAATTAATGATTAACTAAAatgtcccaaaaaaaaatatcaagcaTTACAATGTTCGGGATGATAATTTAGATCCAATATGATCATTAGCCAGTCGAGAACCTAATTTGGGAATtgggttttaaagttttaatagtTTTGTTGTGTGTAAATTTCTTGCTTTGCCTGCCAAGAATCTAAAAACTAAAGGCTTAGTTATTTTCCCCAAATggttttcaatttgttgtagGTAAACAAGAGCTACTGGACTATTATGCACAGGGGAATGGAAGGAAAGTAAAAATTCAAGCTTTTAATACAAATTGGAAATTGAGAGACGCTAAACAAATGATAGGTAAAATTGACCACTACTTTCTTTCCGTTTAAATATAAATCAATTGATTAAGTCTGTGTtttaaaatgaagtttcaattgttttcaaattctaaCAACGATCTCCTACGCTTTAAGATAATCTATTTAGAGTTTTGATCCACTTTTAATTACGcagaatttcaatttttttttcatataaagtttccatttttcttGAGTAAGAGAAGAAGCTTTAATTTGGGTTTACAATTTTTCCCTTTGTAGATTTTCAAAGTAGGACCAAGCTTTAAAAAGGCACTTCAGGTTCtggaattattattattattatttttattttatttattttttattattctttGTTATATCAGGTTCTAAATTGCGCATACCATTTCTGTAAATTAGAGAAAATTAAGCACGATCTCGCTTATATACATATTGTTATTTtaagaaacaattttgttcGTCTTTTCTATAATAAGAACAGCAATTTACTTTTGGGTTTCGTTCTTAACTGATTTCTGAATTTATGCCCAAGTCTAATCTACTCCAAAGACAGGCTGAGCAAAAGGAGGAACGTTTAATCAGGTATGTGTACTATGTGTTTTATTCGTTCTTAACTTCATTGTTGGTTTCTGTACTATTTTTCTGTgtctaaaaatttgaaataaatatgATCCATTCACTATTGATTCTCATTCCAAGTTTTttccacataaaataaaataacaaataaatattttgtttccCTTCTTCTACTTTGTTCTTTTGCAGCAAAACAAGCATGATTTTGTTGGTACTGCTTATTTAGTGAAGCAACGGTTTCATATTGTGAATTGTTTTGCGTGTTTATCACTTTATTCTTTATGGTTTCAATTTCCTAAATGAAGTTTGACATGTATGGAATTTCACAATTTACAACCATAAACTTCATTTCTCCCATGGACCTTTTTTGTTCCTTATTGTTGATAGAGTTGTAAATAAATTTGCACATGTATGTAAATAGTATTGTCTActgtatatacgtatatatataatttttttttagaatatcTATGTGTTATACAATTTTCattcccgcagcaacgcgcgggcatCCTTGCTAGTATGTACTAAAACTCAATTCGGTAGCACaataaagaacaaagaaaaagtCACTTATTATAAATCACATGCTTTGCTTATGTTTGAGCAGCTTCGGGAATCGATGGTTTTCATATCTTGCAAATTCGGACTCTTAACTTCGCTAGCTTTATATACGGATATAATTTATCGATAGAAGTTAGAGCTATATTTTTCATTTACCCTGGTCAAACAAAGCATAAGTTTTTAAATTTCTCTTTCgttctttatttattatttcctattttctCTACTCTAATTTAAAcatcaaattcatccaaaaacaaatttttttaataattatttcctattttctgCGCTCTAAATTAAACATCAAATTTACCCAAGAACAAAAAATAAGCAAAAAtaagtggaaaaagaaaaagaaaaagaaaagaagaacgaCATACCTAAAGTAGAACCAACGCGAAAATGGCAACACAACACCTGGGAAAAACGAACAACATCGTTTCCTGAAAATACAAAACAGAACCAAATCATGCACCCATAATAACAATGACGACACACAAACGAAAAAAAGACGAATCGCCGTTTGCTAAAACGCGAAAGAAAGAAGCAGAAAAAGCAAAGGAAAAATTGAGGAAAGAAAGatataaaaatgaaagaaaaaggaagaagccCTCTCAGCAGAAAGTCCCCCGATGATCAACACGTGGAAGACAAAAAGCAgagcaaaaccaaaaaaataaaataaccaaaGGCAAGGTGGAAGACAGCGGGGCTTCtcacaatttttaatatttgttttccatgcattaaaaaaaaattataattttttattgtgttatGTGCCACAAACCTGGATtaacttatttttttaaatatttgttgtcagtttttttattattaatttatctttcttTGTGCCCGCACTctgcattcaaatttttttataatattttattgtgtTCCATGCCACCTACTGCAGGAGACTCGGCGTGGAAGACAAAAAGCcgagcaaaataaaaaaataaaataatcaaaaggCAAAGGAATGGAGACTGGTGGGTTTCTcacaatttttaataattattttgtccatgcattcaatttttttataattttttattgtgttgtGCGTCAGAAACCATGTTGCCTAATTTAAgtcatattttttaaataatttttttgtcagttttttaattaattattttatctttctttgTGCCACAACTTGACGATCATAGACACAACATGGGCAATACAGGTAATTTACTGTGTGAAGCAGGCAGCAAAACGGTAATGGAACGAAAAAATCAGGGGCATTTCCGCCCTTTTACTATTTCTGAATAGTGCTAAAACTCAAccgggttttagtatatataatttgtgtattcaatttcttttaaattttttagagctaaatagtcatttcatgttaagatacatgagtgatttaataatatatatttatgtgaAGTGTATTTAACAGTATGTGGGGtactaataaaaaaaccttttaCCATTACCATCGTCAATCTTCAAACATAGTTCTGTGGTCCAATTACAGATCCATGTTTACTATTCTACAAATCAGGACATGGAATTAGAGTGGTCATATTGAAGACTAATAATATTCAAAAATTCCAAGCGTCAACTCCACGCTTGTCGGGAAGATTAGACCGGGTCAGTCAACATTGGCACCATACAGCTCTTGGTTGAGTAGAAAATCCTTTCAGAAATTCCAAGCGTAAAGAAAGGATTAGAATCTCTGCACCTCCAAAGTTGTTACTAGCTCCCATATTTATTTCTGACGCATACAAACTGGCGAAGAAAAACAGATCATACTGCAACCCAAAACCATGACATTTCTTTATATGCTCCTGCTGCTGTCCGCATTCCCACTGATCAAAACGACATCAATATCTCCAAGAAAACAAGCAGAATCGCTCGTCAAATGGAAGGACGACTGgtcttcttcatcatcatcatcgccACCTTCGCTACTCAATTCATGGTCCCTCACCAACCTCAACAGCCTCTGCAACTGGACTGCCATTTCCTGCTCCAAAACCAGAACAGTCTCCAAAATAGACCTCTCCGATATGCAAATTATCGGAACACTGTCCCTTTTCGACTTTCCCTTATTTCCAAGTCTCACCCACTTCAATCTAAATGGCAACAATTTCGAAGGGCGTATACCGCATGCCATTGGAAATCTCTCCAGGCTCACATCTTTGGACTTGGGCAACAACTTTTTTTATCATCAAATTCCATCTGAGATTGACCAGAAGGTATGGTACATGTACCTTCGATTAAACAATTTTATCTATACTGATCAAGATTGGTCAGAATTTGCAGGCATGCCTTCATTGACCTACCTTGCTATGTCTATGCAGGGTGATAATCTAGATCCATCAGAATTCCTAGAATTTATATCTCAATGCCGGAACTTGACATTCCTCGACTTGTCTCTAATGAATTTGAATGGCCAAATTCCACCTTCGATAGGCCAACTCAGGGAGCTCCAGTACCTTGATCTTTCATACAACTCGTTAAACTCATCAATCCCTTCTGAGCTTGTTCTTTGTACAAACCTCACCCACTTGTCCTTCTCTTCCAATCAACTCAATGGGGAACTGCCTCTTTCCTTGTCCAATCTGAACAATCTGGTCGAATTGGGTTTAGCTAATAACCGATTCTCTGGCACGATTCTGGACAATATAGGTTTGATTTCTGGTCTTCAACGTATTGACCTGAGTATAAATCTTCTGGACGGTAAAATTCCATCCTCTGTAGGCCAACTCAGGGAGCTCCAGTACCTTGATCTTTCATACAACTCCTTAAACTCTTGTATCCCTGTCTCTATAGGCCAACTCAGGGAGCTCCAGTACCTTGATCTTTCAAAAAACTCCTTAAACTCTTCTATCCCTTCTAAGCTTGGTCTTTGTACAAGCCTCACCCACTTGTACCTGGCTTCCAATAAACTCAACGGGGAACTGCCTCTGTCCTTGTCCGATCTGAACATCCTCGTTGAATTGCGTTTAGAAAATAACCGATTCTATGGCAGGATTCCACCTTCGATAGGCCAACTCAGGGAGCTCCAGTACCTTGATCTTTCAAACAACTTCTTAGACTCTTCTATCCCTTCTGAGCTTGGTCTTTGTACAAACCTCACCCACTTGTCCCTGGCTTCCAATAAACTCAACGGGGAACTGCCTCTGTCTTTGTCCAATCTAAACAACCTCGTCGAATTGGGTTTAGCTAATAACCGATTCTCTGGCACGATTCCAGACAATATAGGTTTGATTTCTGCTCTTCAACATATTGACCTGAGTATAAATCTTCTGGAAGGGAAAATTCCATCCTTTGTACGCCAACTCAGGGAGCTCCAGTACCTTGATCTTTCAAACAACTCCTTAAACTCATCAATCCCTCTCTCTATAGGCCAACTCAGGGAGCTCCAGTACCTTGATCTTTCAAACAACTCCTTAAACTCATCAATCCCTCTCTCTATAGGCCAACTCAGGGAGCTCCAGTACCTTGATCTTTCATACAACTCCTTAAACTTGTCAATCCCTTCTGAACTTGGTCTTTGTACAAACCTCACCCGCTTGTCCTTGTCTTCCAATAAACTCAACGGGGAACTGCCTCTGTCCTTGTCCAATCTGAACAACCTCATCGAATTGGGTTTAGATAATAATCTATTTACTGGTCAAATCCTTCCTTCTGTGGTCTCCAATTGGACTAAAATGGTCTCTTTGCAACTTCAGTCCAATGAACTCAGTGGGGAGATTCCTCAGAATCTAGGCAATTTATCTCAGCTTCGGCTGCTCGATTTGTCGCACAACCATCTTTCGGGGCAAATCCCATCATTTGTCAACATGTTATATCCTTTTCCctataatttttcttataacAACTTGACTGGCCCAATCCAAGGCGATTTAACATGGGCACCAGCAAATGCTTTTGTTGGAAACTCAGGCTTGTGTGGGCATGTAGAAGGACTAGACGGTATACCCACTTGCCCCAAAAGAAATTCCGAAAAGAATAACAAAAATTCTGAAAAGAGTAACAAAGGAGCTCTAATTGTTATCCTTGTGCCTGTTTGTGGTTTATTAATGGTTACAACTGTCATTGGTCTTATGTTCCGTAAAAAATCCAGTCTCGTTTTGAACAAAGTCAACACTTCTGAAAACTTTGAGAGTTTGGAGTCAATGATATTGCAAGAGGAAGTAAAGTTTACGTTTGCGGAAGTTGTGAAGGCTGTAGATGACTTTCATGACAAGTACTGCATTGGGACAGGAGGGTTTGGAAGGGTTTACAAGGCAGAGTTGCAATCAGGCCAAATTGTTGCAGTTAAAAGGCTTAACATGTCAGACTCTAATGATATTCCAGCAATTAATCTCCATAGCTTTCAGAATGAAATCCGAACTTTGACAAGCATCCGGCACCGGAACATCATAAGGCTCTATGGCTTCTGTTCAAGAAGGGGGGGTTGCATATTCCTGCTATATGAATACTTAGAGAGAGGAAGCTTGGGAAAAGCTTTGTATGGAGTTGAAGGTGTTAATGAACTTGGCTGGGCTACTAGAGTCAAAATTGTGCAAGGACTTGCTCATGCACTTTCTTACTTACACCATGATTGCTCTCCACCAATTGTGCACCGTGACATAACCGTCAACAATGTATTGCTTGAGTCTGATTTCGAGGTTCGTCTCTCAGATTTCGGAATAGCCAGGTTGTTGAGTACTGATTCATCCAACTGGACAAGTATTGCTGGTTCATTTGGCTACATAGCACCGGGTAATGTAAACTTAATTTGTACATTTATGGTTTATCTTTTTGCTTATTGGGATATGTTTTAAGGTAGccagttttgtttttattgatgtgCAGAGCTTGCATACACTATGCGAGTCACGGATAAATGTGATGTATATAGCTTTGGAGTGGTGGCGCTCGAAGTCATGATGGGAAGGCACCCAGGGGATATGCTAGAGTCCCAGCTAcaagaatcatcaaaatcaaggaGGGACAATGTAGAATTGCTCCTGAAAGATTTGTTAGACCAAAGGTTGGAGCCGCCAACCAATGAATCTGCAAAGTCAGTGGTGCTTGTAGTGACAATGGCCTTGGCCTGTATACGAACGCGTCCTGCTTCCAGACCCACTATGTTATTTGCGGCACAAAAACTGTCAGCTCAAACCCTGCCTTGCCTTCCCGAACCATTTGGTATGTTGACAATCAACAAGCTAATGGcactataaaaaataaaacaaaataaaatagaagacaAAGGCGAATAGCTCAAACTTCCCTTTTGTATCCCTGCCATGCGCAATTCCATCTAATTTCTCATGTAATACATCTTCACTACCGTAATTACTCATCTGTATTATTTGTCGAATGTGGATTAATGTGTGAATTTTCTTAATCGTAATTGCATTAAACCGATAATCCATAATGTGTGAATTTTCTTAATCGTAATTGCATTGAATTATGGATTTGTGTCCTTCCTCTAGTTCAAAGAGCTACCCTAAAAAATTGAACCTACATGGATAATTTTCGCCCTGGATTACTTTGAAAGCAAACACATATGGAACTACAGGATGCTATCTGACCTTGCATCTTTGAACCATGTCGCGCATCGAAGTACATTTGATCTTCCAGGCATTCTTAAACTTTTCCGCTATGTCGAATATAGGTTTGTGCCTTTCCTCTCTAAATCTGCAACAGCCAGAACTGCTTTCACATTCACACTACAGCACAATAGAAGACACTTTGACACGACAATATGTTAAATTAGCAAATGGGGAAGTGGTGGAATAACACCGTAGTATTATGAGCAAGTCTCGGGTGTCAAGGCCACGGGGGAGGTCCCTGTGGCTTTGGAACCACCCACATAATGATAAACAAGCGTGGCTGCTGTGCCTCAATCCAACACTGGCC harbors:
- the LOC126619270 gene encoding MDIS1-interacting receptor like kinase 2-like, with protein sequence MVSLQLQSNELSGEIPQNLGNLSQLRLLDLSHNHLSGQIPSFVNMLYPFPYNFSYNNLTGPIQGDLTWAPANAFVGNSGLCGHVEGLDGIPTCPKRNSEKNNKNSEKSNKGALIVILVPVCGLLMVTTVIGLMFRKKSSLVLNKVNTSENFESLESMILQEEVKFTFAEVVKAVDDFHDKYCIGTGGFGRVYKAELQSGQIVAVKRLNMSDSNDIPAINLHSFQNEIRTLTSIRHRNIIRLYGFCSRRGGCIFLLYEYLERGSLGKALYGVEGVNELGWATRVKIVQGLAHALSYLHHDCSPPIVHRDITVNNVLLESDFEVRLSDFGIARLLSTDSSNWTSIAGSFGYIAPELAYTMRVTDKCDVYSFGVVALEVMMGRHPGDMLESQLQESSKSRRDNVELLLKDLLDQRLEPPTNESAKSVVLVVTMALACIRTRPASRPTMLFAAQKLSAQTLPCLPEPFGMLTINKLMAL